In the Pectinatus sottacetonis genome, TAAAGGTATATTAATATTCTGTTCGTTCATTTTTATCTCCATTTAGTTAGAAAAAACGCCGGTATAACCGACGTTTTTATTATCTTATATGAAACATCTAAAAAGTCAAGGCAGAGAATGGATTTCATTTAATGGCCAAAAGACTAATACAGCTTTTCCCCTTATCAAATTAAATGGAACAAAACCAACATCAGGGAAACGACTGTCTTCGGAATTGTTACGATTATCTCCCATGACAAATATATGTCCTGCTGGAATAGTGGTCAAAGGATAATCACCCTTGGTCTGGCTGAGAATATAAGGTTCATTTTGTAATTTCCCATTGACAAAAACATGTCCATTTTTTATTTCTATAGTATCCCCTGGTAGAGC is a window encoding:
- the lepB gene encoding signal peptidase I, which encodes MNKSLGAEIKDWIISIVIAVVLALFIRHFIVELYLVDGPSMEPTLENHERLVVNKFVYRFREPKKGEVLIFQYPKDPSRDFIKRVIALPGDTIEIKNGHVFVNGKLQNEPYILSQTKGDYPLTTIPAGHIFVMGDNRNNSEDSRFPDVGFVPFNLIRGKAVLVFWPLNEIHSLP